In a genomic window of Streptomyces roseoviridis:
- a CDS encoding DUF2567 domain-containing protein has protein sequence MTAPLTPPHQPPPHDSARPAPDPALPDPDGAPGTATELRQAAVVTVVSAVAGALLGLLWLWLAPRVVLVSDGKAVFLRDGEGEAAIGMDGTFVLLGLGFGALAAALVFLIHRHGGIALVVGLALGGVLGSLLGWGTGTWLGPERDVVAHAKAVGPRVFFEAPLELHMAAAAVLAWPVAAMIVHLALTAVFGPRDPEPEDGPWPPMPSTRA, from the coding sequence GTGACCGCACCTCTGACTCCGCCGCACCAGCCACCCCCGCACGACTCCGCCCGGCCCGCGCCCGATCCGGCGCTGCCGGACCCCGACGGCGCCCCCGGCACGGCCACCGAGCTGCGGCAGGCCGCCGTGGTGACCGTGGTCTCGGCGGTGGCCGGAGCCCTGCTCGGACTGCTGTGGCTGTGGCTCGCGCCCCGGGTCGTGCTGGTCTCCGACGGCAAGGCGGTCTTCCTGCGCGACGGCGAGGGAGAAGCCGCGATCGGCATGGACGGAACGTTTGTCCTGCTCGGCCTCGGCTTCGGCGCGCTGGCCGCGGCCCTGGTCTTCCTGATCCACCGCCACGGCGGCATCGCCCTCGTCGTGGGCCTCGCCCTCGGCGGCGTGCTCGGCTCGCTGCTCGGCTGGGGGACGGGCACCTGGCTCGGCCCGGAACGCGATGTCGTCGCCCACGCCAAGGCGGTCGGTCCCCGGGTCTTCTTCGAGGCCCCGCTGGAGCTGCACATGGCGGCCGCGGCGGTGCTGGCCTGGCCGGTCGCCGCGATGATCGTCCACCTCGCCCTGACGGCCGTCTTCGGGCCGCGCGACCCGGAGCCCGAGGACGGGCCGTGGCCGCCGATGCCGAGCACGCGGGCCTGA
- the ybaK gene encoding Cys-tRNA(Pro) deacylase yields the protein MAKKQKKPSAGTPATVALAAAGTPFTVHAYDHDPSTPSYGEEAAEALGVSPDRVFKTLVADVDGELTVAVVPVAGQLDLKALASAVGGKKAAMADPAAAERTTGYVRGGISPLGQRKRLRTVLDSSASAHPTICVSAGRRGLEVELAPGDLAALTDAVLAPIGRG from the coding sequence TTGGCGAAGAAGCAGAAGAAGCCCAGCGCCGGCACTCCGGCGACGGTGGCCCTGGCGGCCGCCGGCACCCCGTTCACGGTCCACGCCTACGACCACGACCCGTCGACGCCCTCCTACGGCGAGGAGGCGGCCGAGGCCCTCGGCGTCTCCCCCGACCGCGTCTTCAAGACCCTCGTCGCGGACGTGGACGGCGAGCTCACCGTGGCCGTGGTCCCGGTCGCGGGGCAGCTGGACCTGAAGGCCCTGGCCTCGGCCGTCGGCGGCAAGAAGGCCGCCATGGCCGACCCCGCGGCGGCGGAGCGGACCACCGGCTACGTCCGCGGCGGCATCTCGCCGCTGGGCCAGCGCAAGCGGCTGCGGACGGTCCTGGACTCCTCGGCCTCGGCCCACCCGACCATCTGCGTCTCGGCGGGCCGCCGGGGCCTGGAAGTGGAACTGGCTCCCGGGGACCTGGCGGCCCTCACGGACGCGGTCCTGGCCCCGATCGGCCGAGGCTGA
- a CDS encoding LON peptidase substrate-binding domain-containing protein yields the protein MTTARLPLFPLNTVLFPGLVLPLNVFEERYRAMMRALLQTDESEPRRFAVVAIRDGREVAPTAPGLPDQTALPEKGPAAGFGPDPIQAFHRVGCVADAASIRERANGGFEVMATGTTRVKLLSVDASGPFLTAEVEEIPEEQGDEAGTLAEGVLRAFRAYQKRLAGARERSLTTSELPDDPSVVSYLVAAAAVLDIPAKQRLLQAPDTATRLREELTLLRSETAVLRHLPSLPAVELTRAPTSPN from the coding sequence GTGACCACCGCCCGTCTGCCTCTGTTCCCGCTCAACACGGTGCTGTTCCCGGGCCTCGTGCTGCCCCTGAACGTCTTCGAGGAGCGTTATCGCGCCATGATGCGCGCGCTGCTCCAGACGGACGAGTCCGAGCCGCGGCGCTTCGCCGTCGTGGCGATCCGCGACGGCCGGGAGGTCGCGCCGACGGCCCCGGGCCTGCCCGACCAGACGGCGCTGCCGGAGAAGGGTCCGGCGGCGGGCTTCGGCCCGGACCCCATCCAGGCCTTCCACCGGGTCGGCTGCGTCGCCGACGCCGCGTCGATCCGGGAGCGCGCGAACGGCGGCTTCGAGGTGATGGCCACCGGCACGACGCGGGTGAAGCTGCTCTCCGTCGACGCGAGCGGCCCGTTCCTGACGGCCGAGGTCGAGGAGATCCCGGAGGAGCAGGGCGACGAGGCGGGCACCCTCGCCGAGGGCGTGCTGCGCGCCTTCCGCGCGTACCAGAAGCGCCTGGCGGGCGCCCGCGAGCGCTCCCTCACCACCAGCGAGCTGCCGGACGACCCCTCCGTCGTGTCGTACCTGGTCGCCGCCGCCGCCGTCCTCGACATCCCGGCCAAGCAGCGGCTGCTCCAGGCCCCGGACACGGCGACGCGGCTGCGCGAGGAACTGACCCTGCTGCGCTCCGAGACGGCGGTCCTGCGCCATCTGCCGTCCCTGCCCGCGGTGGAGCTGACCCGCGCCCCGACCAGCCCGAACTGA
- a CDS encoding oxidoreductase, producing MTEPREDDGMPEGLTGPEREMWRAFRVGDSCDLREGVPERDDPFGVGTVWGAERSVRAEVVALLLLDGPPARSGRVAALKLRGARITGVLNLAGGTIGPYVEMNGCRFDGEVVLPEAHFGTLRMVECLIPRLEAARLHTEGDLHLPRCRIERGIRLTDAQIGTDLLINQIRVWPDQRGRAITADGLAVAQDLQAELIETYGELSLRGAKVGVSLSLRGSVLRGAQQRRALNAPQLTVERTLYLNAAWVYEPSEYTTATPPYGVTPARGARRKPVECHGGVRLDDGRFGDSVDLQYARFLLDGSRREEVSLRRIVTPELRFNGERPEEGRVVLNGAKVVTLIDLSTSWPGPGGLAMNGFIYETLVPYGHFPLARRLEWVAAATPEYAPEPYERLAAVLRSSGEDEDAREVLLAKQRRRRETLPLAGKLWGYVQDLAVAYGYRPGRALLWMAVLWAAGTVAFSRYDPQPLKPGESPHWNATLYALDLLLPVIDLGQVGYWRMKGFWQWASTALILLGWVLATTVAAGASRLLRRG from the coding sequence GTGACCGAGCCGCGCGAGGACGACGGAATGCCCGAGGGCCTGACCGGCCCGGAGCGGGAGATGTGGCGGGCGTTCCGGGTCGGCGACAGCTGCGATCTGCGGGAGGGGGTGCCGGAGCGGGACGATCCGTTCGGGGTGGGGACGGTGTGGGGCGCGGAGCGCAGTGTGCGGGCCGAGGTCGTGGCCCTGCTGCTGCTCGACGGGCCGCCGGCGCGATCCGGGCGCGTCGCCGCGCTCAAGCTGCGCGGGGCGCGGATCACGGGGGTGCTCAATCTGGCGGGCGGCACGATAGGGCCGTACGTGGAGATGAACGGCTGCCGCTTCGACGGCGAGGTGGTCCTGCCGGAGGCCCACTTCGGGACGCTGCGGATGGTCGAGTGCCTGATTCCGCGCCTGGAGGCGGCCCGGCTGCACACGGAGGGCGACCTCCATCTGCCGCGCTGCCGCATCGAGCGGGGCATCCGGCTGACCGACGCCCAGATCGGCACCGACCTGCTGATCAACCAGATCCGGGTGTGGCCCGACCAGCGCGGCCGGGCGATCACGGCGGACGGGCTGGCCGTCGCCCAGGACCTCCAGGCCGAGCTGATCGAGACGTACGGGGAGCTGAGCCTGCGCGGGGCGAAGGTCGGCGTGTCGCTCAGTCTGCGGGGCAGCGTGCTCCGCGGCGCCCAGCAGCGCCGCGCGCTGAACGCGCCGCAGCTGACCGTGGAGCGCACCCTCTACCTGAACGCGGCGTGGGTGTACGAGCCCTCGGAGTACACCACGGCCACCCCGCCGTACGGGGTGACGCCCGCCCGGGGCGCCCGGCGCAAACCGGTCGAGTGCCACGGCGGGGTGCGTCTGGACGACGGCCGCTTCGGCGACTCGGTGGACCTGCAGTACGCCCGGTTCCTGCTGGACGGCTCGCGCCGGGAGGAGGTGTCGCTGCGCCGGATCGTGACCCCGGAGCTGCGGTTCAACGGGGAGCGCCCCGAGGAGGGCCGGGTGGTGCTCAACGGGGCGAAGGTCGTGACGCTGATCGACCTGTCCACCAGCTGGCCGGGACCGGGCGGCCTCGCGATGAACGGCTTCATCTACGAGACCCTGGTGCCCTACGGGCACTTCCCGCTGGCCCGGCGTCTGGAATGGGTGGCGGCGGCCACCCCGGAGTACGCGCCGGAGCCGTACGAGCGGCTGGCGGCGGTGCTGCGCAGCAGCGGGGAGGACGAGGACGCCCGCGAGGTGCTGCTCGCCAAGCAGCGGCGGCGCCGCGAGACGCTGCCGCTGGCGGGCAAGCTGTGGGGGTACGTCCAGGACCTGGCGGTCGCGTACGGCTACCGGCCGGGCCGGGCGCTGCTGTGGATGGCGGTCCTGTGGGCGGCGGGCACGGTGGCGTTCTCGCGCTATGACCCGCAGCCGCTCAAGCCCGGCGAGTCCCCCCACTGGAACGCGACGCTGTACGCCCTGGACCTGCTGCTTCCGGTGATCGATCTCGGCCAGGTCGGCTACTGGCGGATGAAGGGCTTCTGGCAGTGGGCGTCGACCGCGCTGATCCTGCTCGGCTGGGTGCTCGCCACGACGGTCGCGGCGGGGGCCTCGCGGCTGCTGAGGCGCGGATGA
- the hisD gene encoding histidinol dehydrogenase gives MISRIDLRGDALPEGAALRDLLPRAEFDVEAALEKVRPICEDVHHRGDAALIDYAEKFDGVRLDQVRVPAAALERALAELDPAVRAGLEESIRRARLVHAAQRRTTHTTQVVPGGTVTEKWIPVERVGLYAPGGRSVYPSSVIMNAVPAQEAGVPSVALASPPQKEHGGLPHPTILAACALLGVDEVYAVGGAQAVAMFAYGTETCAPANMVTGPGNIWVAAAKRYFTGRIGIDTEAGPTEIAVLADSTADPVHVASDLISQAEHDPLAAAVLVTDSEELAEAVEAELKTQVAASRHVDDRIVPALSGKQSAIVLVDGPDEGLRVVDAYGAEHLEIQTADAAAVADRVRNAGAIFVGPWAPVSLGDYCAGSNHVLPTGGCACHSSGLSVQSFLRGVHIVDYTRDALAEVAHHVVTLAEAEDLPAHGAAIKARFGWKVPENK, from the coding sequence GTGATCTCTCGAATCGATCTGCGCGGTGACGCCCTCCCCGAGGGTGCCGCCCTGCGTGACCTGCTGCCCCGTGCCGAGTTCGACGTGGAAGCCGCCCTGGAGAAGGTGCGGCCGATCTGCGAGGACGTGCATCATCGGGGCGACGCGGCGCTGATCGACTACGCGGAGAAGTTCGACGGAGTGCGCCTGGACCAGGTCCGGGTGCCCGCCGCGGCCCTGGAGCGGGCCCTCGCCGAGCTCGACCCGGCCGTCCGCGCCGGCCTGGAGGAGTCCATCCGCCGGGCCCGGCTCGTGCACGCCGCCCAGCGCCGCACCACCCACACCACCCAGGTCGTCCCGGGCGGCACCGTGACGGAGAAGTGGATCCCGGTCGAGCGCGTGGGCCTCTACGCGCCCGGCGGCCGCTCCGTCTACCCCTCCTCCGTGATCATGAACGCGGTCCCGGCGCAGGAGGCGGGCGTCCCCTCCGTCGCCCTCGCCTCGCCGCCGCAGAAGGAGCACGGCGGCCTGCCGCACCCCACCATCCTCGCCGCCTGCGCCCTCCTCGGCGTCGACGAGGTGTACGCCGTGGGCGGCGCCCAGGCCGTCGCGATGTTCGCGTACGGCACCGAGACCTGCGCCCCGGCCAACATGGTGACCGGCCCCGGCAACATCTGGGTCGCCGCCGCCAAGCGCTACTTCACCGGCCGGATCGGCATCGACACCGAGGCCGGACCCACCGAGATCGCGGTCCTCGCGGACTCCACCGCCGACCCGGTGCACGTCGCGTCCGACCTGATCAGCCAGGCCGAGCACGACCCGCTCGCCGCCGCCGTCCTCGTCACCGACTCCGAGGAGCTCGCCGAGGCCGTCGAGGCCGAGCTGAAGACCCAGGTCGCCGCCTCCAGGCACGTCGACGACCGGATCGTCCCCGCGCTCTCCGGCAAGCAGTCCGCGATCGTCCTGGTCGACGGCCCGGACGAGGGCCTGCGCGTGGTCGACGCCTACGGCGCCGAGCACCTGGAGATCCAGACCGCCGACGCCGCCGCCGTCGCCGACCGGGTCCGCAACGCCGGCGCGATCTTCGTCGGCCCCTGGGCGCCGGTCTCCCTCGGCGACTACTGCGCGGGCTCCAACCACGTGCTGCCCACCGGCGGCTGCGCCTGCCACTCCTCGGGCCTGTCCGTGCAGTCCTTCCTGCGCGGTGTCCACATCGTGGACTACACGCGCGACGCGCTCGCCGAGGTCGCCCACCACGTGGTGACCCTCGCCGAGGCGGAGGACCTGCCCGCGCACGGCGCCGCCATCAAGGCCCGGTTCGGGTGGAAGGTGCCGGAGAACAAGTGA
- a CDS encoding histidinol-phosphate transaminase yields MTPNDTIRIDDLPIRDELKGKSPYGAPQLDVPVQLNTNENPYPLPEPLVARIAERVAEAARGLNRYPDRDAVELRTELARYLTRTGKHPVAAENVWAANGSNEVLQQLLQTFGGPGRTAIGFEPSYSMHALIARGTGTGWISGPRDEDFTIDVAAARRAIAEHRPDVVFITSPNNPTGTAVEADTVLALYEAAQAARPSLVVVDEAYVEFSHRDSLLPLIEGRPNLVVSRTMSKAFGAAGLRLGYLAAHRAVVDAVQLVRLPYHLSAVTQATALAALEHTDTLLGYVEQLKAERDRLVAELRAIGYEVTESDANFVQFGRFDGARGSHEAWQKILDRGVLVRDNGVPGWLRVTAGTPEENDAFLDAVRELKKEQNA; encoded by the coding sequence GTGACACCGAACGACACCATCCGGATCGACGACCTCCCGATCCGCGACGAGCTGAAGGGCAAGTCGCCCTACGGCGCGCCTCAGCTCGACGTGCCCGTCCAGCTGAACACCAACGAGAACCCCTACCCGCTGCCCGAGCCGCTCGTGGCCCGGATCGCGGAGCGGGTCGCCGAGGCCGCCCGCGGCCTCAACCGCTACCCCGACCGGGACGCCGTCGAGCTGCGCACCGAGCTCGCCCGCTACCTCACCCGTACCGGAAAGCACCCGGTCGCGGCGGAGAACGTGTGGGCCGCCAACGGCTCCAACGAGGTCCTCCAGCAGCTGCTGCAGACCTTCGGCGGTCCCGGCCGCACCGCGATCGGCTTCGAGCCCTCGTACTCGATGCACGCCCTGATCGCCCGCGGCACCGGCACCGGCTGGATCTCCGGTCCGCGCGACGAGGACTTCACGATCGACGTGGCGGCGGCGCGGCGGGCGATCGCCGAGCACCGCCCGGACGTCGTCTTCATCACCTCGCCCAACAACCCCACCGGGACGGCGGTCGAGGCCGACACCGTCCTCGCGCTGTACGAGGCCGCCCAGGCCGCCAGGCCCTCGCTGGTCGTCGTCGACGAGGCGTACGTGGAGTTCAGCCACCGGGACTCGCTGCTGCCCCTCATCGAGGGCCGCCCGAACCTGGTGGTCTCCCGGACCATGTCCAAGGCCTTCGGCGCCGCCGGACTGCGCCTGGGCTATCTGGCCGCCCACCGCGCCGTCGTCGACGCCGTGCAGCTGGTCCGCCTCCCGTACCACCTCTCCGCCGTCACCCAGGCCACCGCGCTCGCCGCCCTGGAGCACACCGACACCCTCCTCGGGTACGTCGAGCAGCTCAAGGCGGAACGCGACCGACTGGTCGCCGAGCTGCGCGCCATCGGCTACGAGGTCACCGAGTCCGACGCCAACTTCGTCCAGTTCGGCCGCTTCGACGGAGCCCGCGGCTCCCACGAGGCATGGCAGAAGATCCTCGACCGGGGCGTCCTGGTCCGGGACAACGGCGTACCGGGCTGGCTGCGGGTCACCGCCGGCACCCCCGAAGAAAACGACGCGTTCCTCGACGCGGTTCGTGAGCTGAAGAAGGAGCAGAACGCATGA
- the hisB gene encoding imidazoleglycerol-phosphate dehydratase HisB translates to MSRVGRVERTTKETSVVVEIDLDGTGKVDVSTGVGFYDHMLDQLGRHGLFDLTVKTDGDLHIDSHHTIEDTALALGAAFKQALGDKVGIYRFGNCTVPLDESLAQVTVDLSGRPYLVHTEPENMAPMIGSYDTTMTRHILESFVAQAQIALHVHVPYGRNAHHIVECQFKALARALRYASERDPRAAGILPSTKGAL, encoded by the coding sequence ATGAGCCGCGTAGGCCGCGTTGAGCGCACCACCAAGGAGACCTCCGTCGTCGTCGAGATCGACCTCGACGGCACCGGAAAGGTCGACGTGTCGACCGGGGTCGGCTTCTACGACCACATGCTGGACCAGCTCGGCCGGCACGGTCTGTTCGACCTGACCGTGAAGACCGACGGTGACCTCCACATCGACTCGCACCACACGATCGAGGACACCGCCCTCGCGCTGGGCGCCGCCTTCAAGCAGGCCCTCGGCGACAAGGTCGGCATCTACCGCTTCGGCAACTGCACCGTCCCCCTGGACGAGTCGCTCGCCCAGGTCACCGTCGACCTCTCCGGCCGCCCCTACCTGGTGCACACCGAGCCCGAGAACATGGCGCCGATGATCGGCTCCTACGACACGACGATGACCCGGCACATCCTGGAGTCCTTCGTCGCCCAGGCGCAGATCGCCCTGCACGTGCACGTGCCCTACGGGCGCAACGCGCACCACATCGTCGAGTGCCAGTTCAAGGCCCTGGCCCGCGCCCTGCGCTACGCCTCCGAGCGCGACCCGCGCGCCGCCGGCATCCTCCCCTCGACGAAGGGCGCGCTGTAA
- the hisH gene encoding imidazole glycerol phosphate synthase subunit HisH translates to MSAAAPKKVVVFDYGFGNVRSAERALARVGADVEITRDYDKAMNADGLLVPGVGAFSACMQGLKEARGDWIVGRRLSGGRPVMGICVGMQILFARGIEHGVETEGLDEWPGTVEPLNAPVVPHMGWNTVDAPEGSELFADLDADARFYFVHSYAVRDWTLEIGNPNLRAPKVTWATHGEPFVAAVENGALWATQFHPEKSGDAGAQLLTNWIGTL, encoded by the coding sequence ATGAGCGCGGCCGCACCGAAGAAGGTCGTCGTCTTCGACTACGGCTTCGGCAACGTGCGCTCCGCCGAGCGCGCCCTCGCCCGGGTCGGCGCCGACGTCGAGATCACCCGTGACTACGACAAGGCGATGAACGCCGACGGACTCCTCGTCCCCGGCGTCGGCGCCTTCTCCGCCTGCATGCAGGGCCTCAAGGAGGCCCGCGGCGACTGGATCGTCGGCCGCCGCCTGTCCGGCGGCCGCCCCGTCATGGGCATCTGCGTCGGCATGCAGATCCTCTTCGCCCGGGGCATCGAGCACGGCGTGGAGACCGAGGGCCTCGACGAGTGGCCCGGCACGGTCGAGCCGCTGAACGCCCCCGTCGTGCCCCACATGGGCTGGAACACGGTCGACGCGCCCGAGGGCAGCGAGCTGTTCGCGGACCTGGACGCCGACGCCCGGTTCTACTTCGTGCACTCCTACGCGGTGCGCGACTGGACGCTGGAGATCGGCAACCCCAACCTCCGTGCCCCCAAGGTCACCTGGGCCACCCACGGCGAGCCGTTCGTCGCCGCGGTGGAGAACGGTGCCCTGTGGGCGACCCAGTTCCACCCCGAGAAGTCCGGTGACGCCGGCGCCCAGCTCCTCACCAACTGGATCGGAACGCTTTGA
- the priA gene encoding bifunctional 1-(5-phosphoribosyl)-5-((5-phosphoribosylamino)methylideneamino)imidazole-4-carboxamide isomerase/phosphoribosylanthranilate isomerase PriA, translating to MSRTLELLPAVDVRDGQAVRLVHGESGTETSYGSPLEAALAWQRSGAEWLHLVDLDAAFGTGDNRELVRQVTEAMDIKVELSGGIRDDASLAAALATGCTRVNLGTAALETPEWVAKVIAEHGDKIAVGLDVRGTTLKGRGWTRDGGDLYETLARLDSEGCARYVVTDIAKDGTLQGPNLELLKNVCAATDKPVVASGGVSSLDDLRALAGLVPLGVEGAIVGKALYAKAFTLEDALKAVAAA from the coding sequence ATGTCCCGCACGCTTGAACTGCTCCCGGCCGTCGACGTCCGCGACGGCCAGGCCGTCCGCCTCGTCCACGGCGAGTCCGGCACCGAGACCTCCTACGGCTCCCCGCTCGAGGCCGCCCTCGCCTGGCAGCGCTCCGGCGCCGAGTGGCTGCACCTGGTCGACCTGGACGCCGCCTTCGGCACCGGCGACAACCGGGAGCTGGTCCGCCAGGTCACCGAGGCGATGGACATCAAGGTCGAGCTGTCCGGCGGCATCCGCGACGACGCCTCGCTGGCCGCCGCCCTCGCCACCGGCTGCACCCGCGTCAACCTGGGCACCGCCGCCCTGGAGACCCCCGAGTGGGTCGCCAAGGTCATCGCCGAGCACGGCGACAAGATCGCCGTCGGTCTGGACGTGCGCGGCACCACCCTGAAGGGCCGCGGCTGGACCCGCGACGGCGGCGACCTCTACGAGACGCTCGCCCGCCTCGACTCCGAGGGCTGCGCCCGTTACGTCGTCACCGACATCGCCAAGGACGGCACGCTGCAGGGCCCCAACCTGGAGCTCCTGAAGAACGTCTGTGCGGCCACCGACAAGCCGGTCGTCGCCTCCGGCGGCGTGTCCTCCCTGGACGACCTGCGGGCGCTGGCCGGACTCGTCCCGCTGGGCGTCGAGGGCGCCATCGTCGGCAAGGCGCTGTACGCCAAGGCGTTCACCCTGGAGGACGCCCTGAAGGCGGTGGCCGCCGCATGA
- a CDS encoding RidA family protein, whose translation MSDSVRRVVTGAPWEEQFGYSRAVELPNGTVLVSGCTSVVGGQIADGGPYEQAVNSFNVAFDALEQLGLGAEHVVRTRMYITHARDVDEVGRAHKELFDAVRPAASMIIVSGFVDPRLVVEVEVEAYRGEEGR comes from the coding sequence ATGAGCGACTCCGTACGCAGGGTCGTGACGGGCGCCCCCTGGGAGGAGCAGTTCGGCTACTCCCGCGCGGTCGAGCTGCCGAACGGGACCGTCCTGGTCTCGGGCTGCACCTCCGTGGTGGGCGGCCAGATCGCCGACGGCGGTCCGTACGAGCAGGCCGTGAACTCCTTCAACGTCGCCTTCGACGCCCTCGAGCAGCTGGGCCTGGGGGCCGAGCACGTCGTGCGCACCCGCATGTACATCACGCACGCGCGGGACGTCGACGAGGTCGGCCGCGCCCACAAGGAGCTGTTCGACGCCGTCCGTCCGGCCGCGTCGATGATCATCGTCTCCGGTTTCGTCGACCCGCGCCTCGTCGTCGAGGTCGAGGTCGAGGCGTACCGGGGGGAGGAGGGCCGATGA
- the hisF gene encoding imidazole glycerol phosphate synthase subunit HisF, with protein sequence MSLAVRVIPCLDVDNGRVVKGVNFQNLRDAGDPVEMAKLYDAEGADELTFLDITASSGNRETTYDVVRRTAEQVFIPLTVGGGVRSAGDVDRLLRAGADKVGVNTAAIARPELIQEIAERFGRQVLVLSVDARRTPSGSFEVTTHGGRKGTGIDAVEWAHRAAELGAGEILLNSMDADGTKDGYDTEMIAAVRKHVTVPVIASGGAGRLADFPPAVEAGADAVLAASVFHFGDLRIGEVKQTLREAGHEVR encoded by the coding sequence ATGAGCCTCGCCGTACGGGTGATCCCCTGCCTGGACGTGGACAACGGCCGGGTGGTCAAGGGCGTCAACTTCCAGAACCTCCGGGACGCCGGCGACCCGGTCGAGATGGCCAAGCTGTACGACGCCGAGGGCGCCGACGAGCTGACCTTCCTGGACATCACCGCCTCCTCGGGCAACCGGGAGACCACCTACGACGTGGTGCGCCGCACCGCCGAGCAGGTCTTCATCCCGCTCACCGTCGGCGGTGGCGTGCGCTCGGCCGGGGACGTCGACCGCCTGCTGCGGGCCGGGGCCGACAAGGTGGGCGTGAACACGGCCGCCATCGCCCGCCCCGAGCTGATCCAGGAGATCGCCGAGCGCTTCGGCCGCCAGGTCCTCGTCCTGTCGGTCGACGCCCGCCGCACCCCGTCCGGCTCCTTCGAGGTGACGACGCACGGCGGCCGCAAGGGCACCGGCATCGACGCCGTCGAGTGGGCCCACCGGGCCGCCGAGCTGGGCGCCGGGGAGATCCTGCTGAACTCGATGGACGCGGACGGCACGAAGGACGGCTACGACACCGAGATGATCGCGGCCGTGCGCAAGCACGTGACCGTCCCGGTGATCGCCTCCGGCGGCGCGGGCCGGCTCGCCGACTTCCCGCCCGCGGTCGAAGCGGGTGCGGACGCGGTGCTCGCCGCCTCCGTGTTCCACTTCGGTGACCTGCGGATCGGCGAGGTCAAGCAGACGCTGCGGGAAGCGGGCCACGAGGTCCGCTGA
- a CDS encoding helix-turn-helix domain-containing protein has product MTSPSPENETRRITDLGTLKAVSHPLRMRLYRALFVARTATASQLAEQVDEAVSLVSYHLRKLAEGGLVEEAPAQSADGRERWWQPSSYGFAIREEDIRDTPELVAANAAFGRTLEEQRTQMHRRFLDERLTWPDAWRSAAVSSEWLPRLTAAELAALGEELDAVVRKYDQAARAAEAAGATEGRENVAVHLHGFPYRA; this is encoded by the coding sequence ATGACCTCGCCCTCCCCCGAGAACGAGACGCGCCGGATCACCGATCTCGGCACGCTCAAGGCCGTCTCGCACCCGCTGCGCATGCGTCTGTACCGCGCCCTCTTCGTGGCCCGCACCGCCACCGCGTCCCAGCTCGCCGAACAGGTCGACGAGGCCGTCTCGCTCGTCAGCTACCACCTGCGCAAGCTCGCCGAGGGCGGGCTCGTCGAGGAGGCTCCCGCGCAGTCCGCCGACGGCCGCGAGCGCTGGTGGCAGCCCAGTTCGTACGGCTTCGCCATCCGCGAGGAGGACATCCGCGACACCCCCGAGCTCGTCGCCGCGAACGCCGCCTTCGGCCGCACCCTCGAGGAGCAGCGCACCCAGATGCACCGCCGCTTCCTCGACGAGCGCCTCACCTGGCCGGACGCATGGCGCTCCGCCGCCGTCAGCTCCGAGTGGCTGCCCCGTCTCACCGCCGCCGAACTCGCCGCCCTGGGCGAGGAGCTGGACGCCGTCGTCAGGAAGTACGACCAGGCCGCCCGCGCCGCCGAGGCCGCCGGAGCCACCGAGGGCCGCGAGAACGTCGCCGTCCACCTCCACGGCTTCCCCTACCGCGCATGA